A window of the Chloroflexus sp. Y-396-1 genome harbors these coding sequences:
- a CDS encoding OadG family protein: protein MNDIGFGLTMTVVGMGSVFGVLMVVWGVLILISRIDRPETSESTAQTLDETQLAAATNQLAPEEIAAIAVAVSLYAASLRREAAPTMRSYWPGSLLFASRWVAAGRTRQNQSWQRRR from the coding sequence ATGAACGACATCGGTTTTGGGCTGACGATGACTGTGGTAGGAATGGGGAGCGTGTTCGGTGTCCTGATGGTGGTGTGGGGTGTATTAATCCTGATCAGCCGCATTGATCGCCCTGAAACCAGCGAATCCACTGCCCAAACTTTAGACGAGACACAACTTGCCGCAGCTACCAACCAGCTTGCGCCCGAAGAGATAGCCGCCATTGCAGTAGCCGTAAGTTTGTATGCCGCCAGCCTGCGCCGCGAAGCCGCCCCAACGATGCGCAGCTACTGGCCAGGCAGCCTCCTTTTCGCCAGTCGTTGGGTTGCTGCCGGGCGCACTCGTCAGAATCAGAGCTGGCAGCGCAGGAGATAG
- a CDS encoding biotin/lipoyl-containing protein: MRRYQLTINGKTYTVLVSELSSERFAVQLDGREFEVQVTESGEVSEILPRPPLSAVIQTAPAGPVTVPATPMPPTTATGDQFIRAPMPGTILQIVATPGMKVKRGQPVIVLEAMKMNNSIGAPRDGTITAILVKTGQSVGYGEPLAQIE; this comes from the coding sequence ATGCGTCGCTATCAATTAACAATCAATGGCAAAACCTATACCGTTCTCGTTAGTGAATTAAGTAGTGAACGTTTTGCTGTCCAACTCGATGGTCGCGAATTTGAGGTACAGGTTACGGAAAGTGGGGAAGTAAGCGAGATTCTTCCTCGCCCGCCGTTGTCCGCCGTTATCCAGACAGCTCCTGCCGGCCCGGTCACTGTACCGGCGACACCTATGCCACCGACGACGGCGACAGGAGATCAGTTTATCAGAGCGCCAATGCCGGGAACGATCCTGCAAATTGTAGCTACGCCTGGTATGAAAGTTAAGCGTGGTCAGCCGGTGATCGTACTGGAAGCGATGAAGATGAACAACAGCATCGGCGCCCCACGTGACGGCACGATTACCGCAATTCTGGTCAAAACCGGGCAGAGCGTTGGGTATGGTGAACCGCTGGCCCAGATTGAATAA
- a CDS encoding prenyltransferase, translating to MRHVRYILALIRLGRPLHLMGGAIFYGVGVAAAVIPPTDPLLALLGLLTTLSTQLMNHYSNDYFDYDADRANPTPTHWSGGSRVLPEGALPAKAALIAALGWGMVAIILAIFSTLRSPQPLLSGSLLASAIFLAWMYSGPPLYLHRRGWGEVVGALLIPGSTALVSFSLQTGAIHPLILLTIIPLCLLQFAMLIAVSLPDVVGDQAVGKRTLAVIFGPRRAARLQIMAILAALASLPLLAFAGLPPLVATAPLTTAPIGIWLIWKLRRGAWADPMVWNRLGFWSIGQLVGSAGMMLLAFLIE from the coding sequence ATGCGACATGTACGGTACATTCTCGCCCTGATCCGGTTAGGACGACCGCTCCATCTAATGGGAGGTGCCATTTTCTACGGTGTTGGTGTGGCCGCTGCCGTGATACCGCCTACCGATCCATTGCTCGCACTCCTCGGTTTGCTTACAACCCTGAGCACGCAGTTGATGAACCATTACAGCAATGACTATTTCGACTACGATGCTGACCGTGCCAATCCAACCCCAACCCACTGGTCGGGCGGGAGCCGGGTGTTACCCGAAGGAGCGTTACCGGCAAAGGCTGCACTAATTGCAGCATTAGGCTGGGGCATGGTCGCGATCATCCTGGCGATATTCAGCACACTTCGTTCACCACAACCACTGCTGAGCGGTAGTTTGCTCGCCAGTGCTATCTTCCTGGCCTGGATGTATAGTGGTCCTCCCCTCTACTTACATCGGCGCGGATGGGGAGAAGTAGTTGGTGCGCTATTGATTCCAGGTAGCACTGCACTGGTCAGTTTCAGCTTACAAACCGGCGCGATCCACCCCCTTATTCTCTTAACCATTATTCCACTTTGTCTACTCCAATTTGCAATGCTGATCGCCGTCAGCCTCCCTGACGTTGTCGGTGATCAGGCGGTTGGCAAACGGACACTGGCGGTCATCTTCGGGCCGCGACGCGCAGCACGCTTGCAAATAATGGCAATTCTCGCCGCCCTCGCCAGCTTACCGCTCCTGGCCTTTGCCGGTTTACCACCGCTGGTAGCTACCGCACCACTGACAACCGCTCCCATTGGGATTTGGCTTATCTGGAAGCTCCGTCGCGGTGCCTGGGCCGATCCGATGGTCTGGAATCGCCTTGGTTTCTGGAGTATCGGTCAGCTTGTTGGGAGTGCTGGAATGATGCTACTGGCGTTTCTTATCGAGTAG
- a CDS encoding sodium ion-translocating decarboxylase subunit beta, with the protein MSEFITNLFAGFAALTWQSLVMIGIAAFLFYLAIVHNYEPLLLIPIGAGALLANLPLSPLLGEDGMLTVLYNAGIGNELFPLLIFIGIGALTDFSPLLSNPRMVLLGAAGQFGIFGTLLLALALGFSRPEAASIGIIGAIDGPTSIYVSSLLAPQLLGPITVAAYSYMSLVPVIMPPIIRLLTTPAERRIRMEYVTRPVGRRTRILFPIVITIVVGILVPFSIPLIGMLMLGNLMRESGVVERLTNTSSRELANIVTLFLGLAIGSTMEGTRFLQPATLAILALGILAFALDTAAGLLFGKFLNLISRGRFNPVIGAAGISAFPMAARVVQKIVNEEDFENFLLMHAMGANAAGQIASVVAGGVVLALMGAGS; encoded by the coding sequence ATGAGTGAATTTATCACCAATCTCTTCGCCGGTTTCGCTGCTCTCACATGGCAGTCGCTAGTCATGATCGGGATCGCTGCTTTCCTCTTCTACCTGGCAATTGTCCACAATTATGAACCATTGTTACTAATTCCAATCGGCGCCGGTGCTCTGCTGGCTAATCTGCCGCTTTCGCCACTACTCGGTGAAGACGGAATGCTGACCGTGCTCTACAACGCTGGCATCGGTAATGAACTCTTTCCACTCTTGATCTTCATAGGGATCGGCGCCCTTACCGACTTCAGTCCACTCCTCTCTAACCCACGCATGGTATTGCTAGGCGCCGCTGGTCAGTTTGGCATCTTCGGCACCCTGCTGCTCGCCCTGGCGCTAGGCTTCAGCCGACCAGAGGCCGCTTCTATTGGCATCATTGGCGCTATTGATGGCCCAACTTCGATCTATGTCTCCAGTCTGCTCGCTCCACAGCTTCTTGGCCCGATTACAGTAGCCGCTTACAGCTATATGTCACTGGTACCGGTGATTATGCCACCCATCATCCGTCTGTTGACTACCCCAGCCGAACGACGAATACGGATGGAGTATGTCACCCGTCCGGTTGGCCGTCGTACCCGCATCCTATTCCCGATTGTTATCACCATTGTGGTTGGCATCCTGGTACCATTTTCTATCCCTCTGATCGGCATGCTGATGTTAGGCAACCTGATGCGTGAATCGGGGGTCGTTGAACGACTGACGAACACCTCATCACGTGAGCTGGCCAATATTGTCACACTGTTTCTCGGCCTAGCAATTGGTTCGACGATGGAGGGAACACGGTTTTTGCAACCGGCCACGCTGGCAATTCTGGCGTTGGGCATTCTGGCTTTTGCCCTTGACACGGCAGCCGGTCTTCTGTTTGGGAAATTCCTGAATCTGATCAGTCGTGGTCGTTTTAACCCGGTTATTGGTGCTGCCGGGATCAGTGCTTTTCCGATGGCTGCCCGAGTGGTGCAGAAGATCGTCAATGAAGAGGACTTCGAGAACTTTCTCCTGATGCACGCAATGGGCGCCAACGCTGCCGGGCAGATCGCCAGTGTGGTGGCCGGCGGGGTCGTGCTGGCACTGATGGGAGCAGGGAGCTAA
- a CDS encoding CBS domain-containing protein: MPKTERVAEWMTENPVTVTPDFSVLAAYERMRACGIRRMPVVDKDGKLVGIITRSDIEQIMNHPRSEEERRLARFSLAGQTVAELMTPNPITIAANDSIGKAAAMMIRARVSGLPVLEQDRLVGIITESDIFRLVASTWAAEGTE; encoded by the coding sequence ATGCCGAAGACCGAGCGCGTTGCCGAATGGATGACCGAAAATCCTGTTACCGTTACGCCAGATTTTTCGGTTCTGGCCGCATACGAGCGGATGCGGGCATGCGGAATCCGACGGATGCCGGTTGTCGATAAAGATGGTAAACTGGTTGGGATCATCACCCGCAGTGATATAGAGCAGATCATGAATCACCCGCGCAGTGAAGAAGAGCGACGACTTGCCCGCTTTAGCCTGGCCGGGCAGACGGTTGCTGAACTGATGACGCCTAACCCCATCACGATCGCCGCGAATGACTCGATTGGTAAAGCGGCAGCGATGATGATTCGGGCCCGTGTGAGTGGATTACCGGTACTCGAACAAGACCGACTTGTGGGTATTATTACCGAGTCGGATATTTTTCGTCTGGTAGCCAGCACATGGGCCGCGGAAGGGACGGAATAA
- a CDS encoding homogentisate phytyltransferase — protein sequence MIRKALLLYEFARPHTVIATSVQVITMLIIVAGWRPLTPDLIGLWVATWIVCLSLNLYVVGINQLTDVAIDRINKPWLPIAAGRLSVQAGRWIVIAALIIALIGAWLLSLYLWLTVVTIALIGSLYSLPPFRLKRKPLAAAISIASARGVIANVGLALHYRHWLEVDLPFTTLVLTAVFFFGFALVIAFYKDLPDDRGDRMYQIETLTTRLGPRRVLHLGRLLLTACYLLPIAVGLWSMPAFAASFLAVSHAIVIIVFWIVSLRVDLQQQQSITNFYMFLWSIFYTEFALLSIYRLTYPI from the coding sequence ATGATCAGAAAAGCTCTATTACTGTACGAATTTGCCCGTCCTCATACTGTCATCGCAACCAGCGTTCAAGTCATCACCATGTTGATCATTGTGGCTGGTTGGCGTCCACTCACACCCGATTTGATCGGTCTATGGGTAGCAACGTGGATCGTATGTTTGAGTCTCAATCTCTACGTAGTTGGCATCAACCAGCTTACCGATGTAGCCATTGATCGAATTAACAAGCCATGGCTACCAATCGCGGCTGGGCGTTTATCAGTCCAAGCTGGCAGATGGATCGTTATTGCCGCCCTGATCATTGCACTGATCGGTGCCTGGCTCCTGAGCCTGTACCTCTGGCTAACAGTCGTAACGATTGCGCTTATTGGTTCGCTCTACTCGCTTCCTCCTTTCCGCCTGAAACGTAAACCACTCGCCGCGGCGATCAGTATTGCCAGCGCTCGCGGTGTTATCGCAAATGTCGGGCTAGCCCTCCACTATCGGCATTGGCTTGAAGTTGACCTACCCTTCACAACCCTGGTGCTAACTGCGGTCTTCTTTTTTGGTTTTGCCCTGGTCATTGCCTTTTATAAAGACCTGCCAGATGACCGTGGCGATCGGATGTACCAAATCGAAACGCTGACGACTCGCCTTGGCCCACGGCGGGTCTTGCATTTAGGGCGTCTCTTACTGACCGCGTGCTATCTGCTGCCCATCGCGGTTGGTCTCTGGTCAATGCCCGCATTTGCAGCCAGTTTTCTGGCTGTAAGTCACGCGATTGTCATCATTGTGTTCTGGATTGTCAGCCTACGTGTTGATCTGCAACAACAACAGTCCATTACCAATTTTTACATGTTTCTCTGGAGTATCTTTTACACCGAATTTGCCCTCCTCAGCATCTATCGTCTGACATATCCGATATAG